In Nitrosococcus oceani ATCC 19707, the following proteins share a genomic window:
- a CDS encoding DUF2868 domain-containing protein — protein sequence MEQETHRSILADLVDFSTQMDLDAVMEPGDVRRRDRSIGRELEHLADKPRSQLRQWLWRVAENKHDFPGNNAAKTLRLVMLVLFFFGVTVGWIAALGVFAYDGTQPVNVVNVLAVFVGLQILLLLMSAIIALPRNILRFIPGTRSLQDLFGVLSPGRLAPTIARFLSPDYRLAFEAALGRQKAHHITYGRVRKWLILQFSQVFAVAFNLGALIGCLYLVTISDLAFGWSTTLTFQAEKFHWLVQQLAWPWRDWLGSAVPSANLIEVTRFYRLDEGILPNAMKLESKDASILGQWWQFLLLAIIFYGLLPRLFTLAFARWRLNVALNNAFIHAPGATQVLDRMNHAVVETAAVEPEAGAVPMPEVVPSFHGENFAGIKGYLVNWAGINLDESQLENTLRAAMAVKIDQVFHAGGKSPIEQDQRIIGKLQAAADTMAIVVAVKSWEPPLLEFLDFLEALRSALGPQRLITVIPLALNHRGDLVSADSSDLDIWRKKLQILGDPQLDFRPLNFKAS from the coding sequence ATGGAACAGGAAACCCATCGTTCGATTCTCGCTGATTTAGTGGACTTCAGTACACAAATGGATTTGGATGCCGTCATGGAGCCTGGAGATGTGCGTCGCCGTGACCGTAGTATTGGGCGAGAGCTGGAGCACCTTGCAGATAAGCCTCGGAGCCAGCTTCGCCAATGGCTATGGCGGGTTGCTGAGAACAAACATGATTTCCCTGGTAATAATGCCGCTAAAACCCTTCGTTTAGTGATGCTAGTGTTGTTTTTTTTCGGGGTGACTGTCGGCTGGATAGCAGCATTGGGGGTGTTCGCCTATGATGGCACGCAGCCGGTCAATGTGGTTAATGTATTGGCGGTATTTGTGGGACTCCAAATTCTGCTTTTACTGATGTCCGCTATTATTGCACTGCCACGGAATATACTCCGTTTTATCCCTGGAACACGCTCACTGCAGGATCTTTTTGGTGTGTTGAGTCCGGGACGGTTAGCGCCTACAATCGCACGGTTTTTATCGCCAGATTACCGTTTGGCCTTTGAAGCAGCCTTGGGTCGCCAAAAGGCGCACCATATTACGTATGGCCGCGTGAGGAAATGGTTGATACTGCAATTCTCCCAGGTATTTGCCGTGGCTTTCAATTTGGGAGCATTAATCGGCTGCCTTTATCTAGTTACGATTTCTGATCTAGCCTTTGGATGGAGTACGACATTAACGTTTCAGGCTGAAAAATTCCATTGGTTAGTACAGCAATTAGCTTGGCCGTGGCGCGATTGGCTTGGGAGCGCTGTTCCTTCCGCCAATCTCATTGAGGTGACCCGGTTTTATCGTCTTGACGAAGGCATTTTGCCAAATGCAATGAAGCTAGAGTCTAAAGATGCTTCCATTCTAGGTCAGTGGTGGCAATTTTTGCTTCTAGCAATTATCTTTTATGGTTTGCTACCACGGCTTTTTACGTTAGCTTTTGCTCGCTGGCGCCTTAACGTTGCGTTAAACAATGCTTTCATCCACGCACCAGGGGCTACTCAGGTTCTTGATCGCATGAATCATGCGGTAGTTGAAACGGCGGCGGTAGAACCCGAGGCAGGAGCAGTACCGATGCCAGAGGTGGTGCCATCTTTTCATGGCGAGAATTTCGCTGGAATTAAGGGGTACCTTGTTAATTGGGCTGGAATTAATTTGGATGAAAGTCAGTTAGAAAATACGTTGCGGGCGGCCATGGCGGTAAAGATCGATCAGGTGTTCCATGCGGGCGGTAAAAGCCCTATTGAGCAAGATCAGCGTATTATCGGAAAGTTGCAAGCGGCGGCGGATACAATGGCTATTGTAGTTGCTGTAAAATCATGGGAGCCTCCTCTCTTGGAATTTTTAGATTTTTTAGAAGCACTCCGATCTGCATTGGGTCCACAGCGATTAATTACGGTGATTCCGTTAGCGCTTAACCATAGGGGTGATCTGGTTTCTGCCGATTCCAGTGATTTAGATATTTGGCGGAAAAAGCTGCAGATTCTTGGAGATCCCCAGCTTGATTTTCGCCCATTGAATTTTAAGGCAAGCTAA
- a CDS encoding cytochrome c-type biogenesis protein, producing MIRTLLLMVILAGPQVVFAADPAIFKFDDPSQEARFQQLAEELRCLVCQNQSLADSHADLAGDLRREIYQKMQQGASNEEIVDFLVQRYGDFVLYRPPMQPTTYLLWFGPVLLLLLGFGVFIVAMRRRHQTLTPTLSEAEHRRMAKLLEEENS from the coding sequence ATGATCCGGACATTACTATTGATGGTTATCTTGGCGGGACCACAGGTGGTCTTTGCCGCCGATCCTGCCATTTTCAAGTTTGACGACCCAAGTCAAGAAGCCAGATTCCAGCAACTGGCTGAAGAACTGCGGTGTTTAGTCTGCCAAAACCAATCCCTTGCCGATTCCCATGCCGATCTAGCGGGCGATTTGCGGCGCGAAATTTATCAAAAGATGCAACAGGGCGCCAGCAATGAGGAAATCGTTGATTTTCTGGTACAGCGTTATGGGGATTTTGTCCTTTACCGACCACCGATGCAGCCTACCACCTATTTGCTTTGGTTCGGGCCTGTATTACTTTTATTATTGGGATTCGGGGTATTCATCGTTGCCATGCGAAGACGCCACCAAACCTTGACCCCTACCCTTTCTGAAGCGGAACATCGCCGTATGGCTAAACTACTGGAGGAAGAGAACTCATGA
- the ccmB gene encoding heme exporter protein CcmB, with protein MTSLALPMNASTLSHACWWLTKRDLLLVLRHRSDAANPLLFFLMVASIFPLGIGPESGVLRQIAPGIIWIAALLATLLSLEAMFRSDFDDGSLEQLILSPHPLPILVLAKIFAHWLATGLPLILLAPLLGLIFGISGWPLVILLITLLVGTPALSLVGAVGVALTVGLRRGGLLLTLLLLPLYVPILIFSAGAVETAAQGLPADGQLYLLGALLVLAATLAPIATSAALCIRMS; from the coding sequence ATGACCAGTTTAGCCCTACCGATGAATGCATCTACCCTCTCTCATGCCTGCTGGTGGCTCACCAAACGTGATCTCTTATTAGTGCTCAGACACCGCAGCGATGCCGCCAATCCACTCCTCTTTTTTCTCATGGTAGCCAGCATTTTCCCGCTCGGTATCGGACCGGAGAGTGGAGTACTACGACAAATTGCACCCGGTATCATCTGGATTGCAGCCTTGCTTGCCACCTTGCTTTCTTTGGAAGCCATGTTCCGTTCAGATTTTGATGACGGCAGCCTGGAGCAACTTATTCTAAGTCCCCATCCCTTGCCTATACTGGTACTTGCCAAAATCTTTGCGCACTGGCTGGCTACCGGGCTGCCATTGATTTTGCTCGCCCCCCTTTTGGGGTTAATATTTGGCATTTCGGGTTGGCCTCTGGTTATCTTGTTGATAACTCTCCTAGTGGGTACGCCTGCCCTCAGTTTAGTGGGAGCAGTGGGGGTGGCCTTAACCGTAGGGTTAAGGCGGGGTGGCTTACTGCTTACCCTACTATTACTCCCCCTTTATGTCCCTATCTTGATCTTCAGCGCTGGCGCTGTAGAGACAGCCGCCCAGGGCCTGCCTGCCGATGGGCAGCTTTATCTCCTTGGCGCCTTATTAGTATTGGCCGCAACCTTGGCGCCCATCGCCACCTCGGCCGCCTTATGTATCCGAATGAGTTAA
- a CDS encoding heme lyase CcmF/NrfE family subunit gives MTPELGQLALILALTLAFSQAILPLIGAQRGIIGWMNVARTAAYGQCFFLIVAFTCLAISFLNNDFSVAYVANNSNSALPPAYRFAAIWGSHEGSLLLWSLTLGLWTVAVALFSRSIPLAYVARVLAVMGMVNVGFLLFMLLTSNPFLRLFPAPLDGQDLNPLLQDPGLVMHPPMLYMGYVGFSVAFSFAIAALIGKRLDAAWARWSRPWTVVAWLFLSIGITLGSWWAYYELGWGGWWFWDPVENASFMPWLVGTALIHSLAVTEKRDAFKRWTVLLAIFTFSLSLLGTFIVRSGVLTSVHAFATDPTRGVFILILLGLAVGGSLLLYAVRVPQVQDTGRFHLLSREGLLLANNVVLIVAAGSVLLGTLYPLVLEGLGLGKISVGPPYFDTVFVPLMVILAFLLGAGPLSRWKQQSLGELVKKLGFIFAISLTIGILVPYIVDKGDIFSAAAGLTVAIWVALTTLLGLWNRLRNRGGIVAGARSLSRSFIGMSLAHTGFAVAIVGVTLTTIYGQDRDVGVTVGETAELGAYEFRLDKIHEVDGPNYRAIEGTISVFKGEDLITTLHPQKRIYLVQTSPMTEAGIDAGLFRDLFVALGESLGSNTWSLRIQFKPFVRWIWLGGLLMALGGAVAASDRRYRVSVQKMRFKLNPPKPEAAAEI, from the coding sequence ATGACTCCAGAACTTGGACAACTCGCACTGATTTTAGCCCTCACCCTAGCCTTCTCCCAGGCAATATTGCCTCTTATTGGCGCTCAGCGTGGAATCATAGGCTGGATGAATGTAGCACGAACTGCCGCTTACGGTCAGTGTTTCTTCCTAATCGTTGCCTTCACCTGCCTGGCTATCAGCTTTCTCAATAATGATTTTTCCGTAGCCTATGTAGCCAATAATTCTAATTCCGCGCTACCACCAGCCTATCGTTTTGCCGCCATCTGGGGGTCCCACGAAGGATCACTATTACTGTGGAGCCTAACTCTAGGCCTGTGGACAGTAGCTGTGGCCTTATTTAGCCGTAGCATACCATTAGCCTATGTGGCCCGTGTGCTAGCCGTCATGGGCATGGTTAATGTGGGCTTTCTGTTATTTATGCTCCTAACCTCTAATCCATTTTTACGTCTTTTCCCCGCCCCCTTAGACGGACAAGATCTCAATCCTTTATTGCAAGACCCCGGCCTAGTGATGCACCCCCCCATGCTCTATATGGGTTATGTGGGCTTTTCCGTGGCCTTTAGCTTTGCCATTGCGGCGCTTATCGGCAAACGCCTAGATGCAGCCTGGGCGCGGTGGTCTAGACCCTGGACGGTAGTTGCGTGGTTATTTTTATCTATTGGGATTACCTTAGGGAGCTGGTGGGCCTACTACGAACTCGGCTGGGGCGGCTGGTGGTTCTGGGATCCGGTTGAAAATGCTTCCTTTATGCCGTGGCTTGTGGGTACCGCGCTAATTCATTCCCTTGCCGTGACTGAAAAACGGGATGCCTTCAAGCGCTGGACAGTACTGCTCGCCATTTTTACTTTCTCCCTCAGCCTGCTTGGAACCTTTATAGTGCGCTCCGGGGTACTCACCTCCGTGCATGCCTTTGCAACGGATCCTACGCGGGGTGTTTTTATCCTGATATTGCTAGGACTTGCCGTAGGCGGATCACTCCTTCTCTATGCCGTGCGGGTGCCGCAAGTACAGGATACAGGCCGTTTTCATCTTCTTTCCCGCGAAGGGCTTCTATTGGCGAACAATGTCGTACTCATAGTCGCTGCAGGCAGTGTGTTGTTAGGTACTCTTTATCCACTGGTTCTCGAAGGATTAGGGTTAGGTAAAATCTCGGTAGGACCACCCTATTTTGATACCGTATTTGTGCCTTTAATGGTCATCCTAGCTTTCTTGCTAGGAGCTGGCCCCCTATCCCGCTGGAAGCAGCAAAGCTTAGGGGAACTCGTCAAAAAATTAGGTTTTATCTTTGCCATTAGCTTAACAATTGGAATTCTAGTTCCCTATATCGTTGATAAAGGAGATATTTTCAGCGCAGCCGCCGGGCTGACCGTCGCTATCTGGGTTGCCCTAACAACTCTTCTTGGCCTCTGGAATCGACTCAGAAACCGGGGGGGAATTGTAGCAGGAGCACGTTCCTTATCGCGGAGCTTTATAGGCATGTCCTTGGCCCATACCGGCTTTGCAGTCGCTATTGTCGGCGTCACTTTAACCACTATCTATGGACAGGACCGGGATGTGGGCGTTACCGTTGGCGAGACAGCGGAATTAGGCGCCTATGAGTTCCGCCTAGATAAAATTCATGAGGTTGATGGTCCCAACTATCGGGCTATTGAGGGAACTATATCGGTCTTCAAGGGTGAAGATTTGATCACGACCCTCCACCCCCAAAAACGCATTTACCTAGTACAAACTTCTCCCATGACGGAAGCGGGTATTGATGCAGGGTTATTCCGGGATCTATTCGTTGCCTTGGGAGAATCTCTTGGCAGTAATACTTGGAGTCTACGCATTCAATTTAAGCCTTTTGTACGCTGGATTTGGCTGGGTGGATTATTGATGGCCCTAGGCGGCGCAGTTGCCGCCAGTGATCGACGTTACCGGGTGAGCGTACAAAAAATGCGCTTCAAGCTTAACCCTCCCAAACCTGAGGCTGCGGCTGAAATCTAA
- the ccmA gene encoding cytochrome c biogenesis heme-transporting ATPase CcmA, with product MGKDNKKQTMLDQAQPRLQVEGLAGRRGERLLFKNMNFTVDMGEVLEVSGHNGSGKTTLLRLLCGLLLPEEGTLQWRGQPINKIRPLYHSELSYVGHTDAIKGELTAHENLMIAGALNGGGIDPEQALERVGLTTIRELPGRFLSAGQRRRLALARLLVNRAWLWLLDEPFTALDKVAIRTIATLLEEHAAAGGIAIFTSHHAINIAHARTLEISA from the coding sequence ATGGGCAAGGATAACAAGAAACAGACGATGCTGGACCAAGCACAACCACGACTACAAGTGGAGGGACTCGCTGGCCGCCGTGGTGAACGATTACTCTTTAAGAACATGAATTTCACCGTTGACATGGGAGAAGTGCTTGAAGTTTCTGGCCACAATGGCTCAGGCAAGACTACCTTGCTACGCCTGTTGTGCGGGTTGCTATTACCTGAAGAAGGTACACTCCAGTGGCGCGGGCAACCGATCAATAAAATAAGACCCCTGTACCACAGCGAACTTTCCTATGTGGGCCATACCGATGCCATTAAGGGAGAGCTAACTGCCCACGAAAATCTTATGATAGCAGGAGCACTTAACGGAGGGGGCATAGATCCGGAACAGGCGCTAGAACGCGTCGGTTTAACTACAATACGGGAACTCCCCGGCCGATTCCTCTCAGCGGGACAACGCCGCCGCTTAGCGCTGGCCCGCCTATTAGTCAACCGGGCATGGTTGTGGCTTCTGGATGAGCCTTTTACCGCTCTAGATAAAGTGGCCATACGAACCATCGCTACTCTACTAGAGGAACATGCTGCTGCGGGAGGAATAGCGATTTTTACCAGTCATCACGCCATCAATATCGCCCATGCTCGAACCTTAGAAATTTCTGCCTAG
- the ccmI gene encoding c-type cytochrome biogenesis protein CcmI — translation MTSLSIFWIAAGIMVLLALSFLLPPLLRRHNQQVLDETTAEIAIYRERLRELRAELRNGTLNEEQFALARRELEEAMAADLATGSTPSTELKPKRHWITALFLLLLTPSLAFVAYQQLGASDQVARFLAMEEGSQQEMDTMRHAMEGLKARLAEHPEDVRGWQLLGRTYLATNEFAKASEALGRAYTLDDQNPDVILDYAEALAASQGRRLQGAPLKLVHRALELAPQHPKALWLAAVNALQTNQDEEAKSYLQRLASQLPPGSEEERMVRAHLAQLAPEMAAGGATTEARVTTEARAPATTTNTEEGDTPAPRIEVKVALDPALQGEVSESSTVFVFARAAKGPPMPLAAARHQVKDLPLTVVLNDSMAMMPSMKMSNFSEFQVGARVSWSGNPVPQSGDFEGFAEGIIPATSSKPVSVVINQRVP, via the coding sequence ATGACTTCCTTGTCAATATTTTGGATAGCTGCAGGAATAATGGTGCTTCTTGCACTCAGTTTTTTGCTCCCCCCCTTATTACGCCGCCATAATCAACAGGTTCTTGATGAAACGACGGCGGAGATCGCGATTTACCGTGAACGACTGCGGGAACTACGTGCGGAGCTTCGCAATGGTACTCTAAACGAGGAACAATTTGCCCTAGCCCGGCGCGAGCTAGAAGAAGCTATGGCTGCCGATCTTGCTACGGGCAGCACACCTTCTACTGAACTCAAACCAAAGCGGCATTGGATCACTGCGCTCTTTCTGCTCTTACTCACGCCTTCACTCGCCTTCGTGGCCTATCAACAACTTGGAGCAAGCGATCAAGTTGCGCGTTTTTTGGCCATGGAAGAAGGTTCTCAGCAAGAAATGGATACCATGCGTCACGCCATGGAGGGACTTAAAGCACGGCTTGCGGAACACCCCGAAGATGTCAGAGGATGGCAATTGTTAGGACGCACCTATTTGGCTACCAATGAATTTGCGAAAGCTTCCGAAGCATTAGGCCGTGCCTATACTTTAGATGACCAAAATCCCGATGTCATTTTAGATTATGCGGAAGCCCTCGCCGCAAGCCAAGGACGGCGCCTGCAGGGAGCGCCTTTGAAGCTGGTACATCGTGCGCTTGAACTCGCCCCCCAGCATCCCAAAGCATTGTGGTTGGCAGCGGTAAACGCGCTTCAAACAAACCAGGACGAAGAAGCAAAATCCTACCTCCAACGACTGGCTTCTCAGCTCCCACCAGGTAGCGAGGAAGAACGTATGGTGCGCGCCCATTTAGCGCAATTAGCACCAGAAATGGCAGCTGGTGGAGCAACAACGGAGGCTCGCGTTACTACCGAAGCGCGAGCCCCGGCAACCACTACCAACACGGAAGAAGGGGATACGCCAGCCCCTCGCATCGAGGTGAAAGTAGCGCTTGATCCTGCCCTGCAGGGTGAGGTCTCTGAAAGCTCTACCGTCTTCGTTTTCGCCCGTGCAGCTAAAGGTCCTCCCATGCCCTTAGCCGCTGCCCGGCACCAGGTTAAAGATCTACCTCTTACAGTGGTATTAAATGACTCCATGGCGATGATGCCGAGCATGAAGATGTCGAATTTTAGCGAGTTTCAAGTCGGGGCCCGAGTTTCTTGGTCAGGCAATCCGGTACCTCAAAGTGGTGATTTCGAAGGATTTGCGGAAGGTATTATTCCAGCTACCTCTTCCAAACCGGTATCGGTGGTCATTAACCAGCGCGTACCTTAA
- the ccmD gene encoding heme exporter protein CcmD, whose amino-acid sequence MNTLQEFFHMGGYALYVWTAYGIAAVVLVGNIIHARLRQRRITRQLQREDKL is encoded by the coding sequence ATGAATACATTGCAGGAATTTTTCCATATGGGCGGATATGCCCTTTACGTATGGACAGCCTATGGAATTGCCGCCGTCGTATTAGTGGGCAATATAATACATGCCCGACTTCGGCAGCGCCGAATAACCCGTCAGCTACAGCGAGAGGATAAGTTATGA
- a CDS encoding DUF3482 domain-containing protein, translating to MSAPVFAVVGHPNKGKSSIVATLAQDDSVQISLIPGTTAKCRHFPMKVDGEVQYILVDTPGFQRARQVLAWMKARATTAAERTAVVCQFVESHRDTGKFVDECELLEPLIKGAGILYVIDGSRPYGEEYEAEMEILQWTGQPSIALINMIGQDSYIEEWRAALSQYFRIVRVFNAVTAEFHKRLELLKAFGQLREEWRVPLSLAVKTLEEDRRARRQRSASCIAEMLAGMISLRVTKRLSSKEDAQSHKASLTQKYQAKLRSFEQKGRRAIEGIYDYHELKCREKEIEVLDEDLFSLDSWNIWGLKRRQLLTTGAASGALVGSGVDLAVGGSSLLLGATIGSMVGGASAWFSYNRIADVKMLGLPLGGTELRVGPAGNINFPYVVLGRALYHHAAVTRRTHAQRDILSLDNATETASARSLPEQQRKKLEKVFTQLRNTEDNNADPTLVDRLAGIIENIMEDSDRIV from the coding sequence ATGTCCGCTCCCGTATTTGCGGTGGTGGGTCATCCTAACAAGGGCAAGTCGAGTATTGTGGCTACACTTGCCCAGGACGATTCGGTCCAAATTTCATTGATACCTGGTACCACTGCTAAATGCCGCCATTTCCCCATGAAGGTGGATGGTGAAGTGCAATATATTTTGGTGGATACACCAGGGTTTCAGCGAGCACGGCAGGTATTGGCATGGATGAAAGCACGGGCGACAACGGCAGCAGAAAGAACCGCAGTCGTTTGCCAGTTTGTGGAATCTCATCGCGATACGGGTAAATTCGTTGACGAATGTGAATTGCTTGAACCTCTCATTAAGGGTGCAGGCATTTTGTATGTTATCGATGGCTCTCGCCCCTATGGCGAGGAGTATGAAGCTGAGATGGAAATTCTCCAATGGACCGGTCAGCCTAGCATCGCCCTTATCAATATGATTGGCCAAGATAGTTATATTGAAGAGTGGCGCGCTGCGTTAAGCCAGTATTTCAGGATTGTTCGAGTATTTAATGCGGTTACGGCAGAGTTTCACAAGCGTCTTGAATTGCTCAAAGCTTTTGGGCAATTGCGAGAGGAATGGCGGGTTCCATTAAGCCTAGCAGTAAAAACCCTAGAAGAAGACCGCCGTGCCCGGCGCCAGCGGAGCGCTTCATGTATCGCGGAGATGTTGGCCGGAATGATATCGCTTAGGGTGACCAAGCGGCTATCCTCTAAAGAAGACGCCCAATCTCATAAAGCATCATTGACTCAAAAGTATCAAGCAAAGCTGCGCAGCTTTGAGCAAAAAGGCCGACGCGCCATTGAAGGCATTTATGATTACCATGAATTAAAATGCCGGGAAAAAGAAATTGAAGTACTCGATGAGGATCTGTTTTCTCTTGATAGTTGGAATATTTGGGGGTTAAAACGGCGTCAACTCCTCACCACAGGCGCAGCAAGTGGAGCATTGGTTGGTTCGGGTGTCGATCTAGCAGTGGGCGGGAGCTCTTTGTTATTGGGTGCAACCATTGGTTCCATGGTGGGAGGGGCCTCGGCCTGGTTCTCTTATAACCGTATTGCGGACGTTAAAATGCTAGGATTGCCGTTGGGTGGAACAGAACTCCGGGTGGGACCCGCCGGCAACATTAATTTTCCCTACGTGGTGTTGGGACGGGCGCTTTATCACCATGCCGCCGTGACCCGCCGGACTCATGCTCAACGGGATATTCTTAGCCTTGATAATGCAACTGAAACCGCCAGCGCTCGATCTCTTCCAGAACAGCAGCGGAAAAAATTAGAAAAAGTGTTTACCCAACTTCGAAATACGGAGGATAATAATGCCGATCCCACTTTAGTAGACCGCTTAGCGGGAATTATTGAGAATATTATGGAAGATTCGGATCGAATAGTTTAG
- the ccmE gene encoding cytochrome c maturation protein CcmE: MTVRQRRFAMVILVVIGVSIATGLGLKAFQENILFFYNPTQIMAGEVPTDTSIRVGGVVVNGSVKRESGNLDVQFDLTDMAQTVTVVYSGLLPDLFREGQGIVAMGKLGPNKVFEASEVLAKHDEEYMPPEVADSLAKTKANTEDKL; encoded by the coding sequence ATGACTGTGCGTCAAAGGCGGTTTGCGATGGTAATACTGGTAGTTATAGGGGTTTCCATTGCCACTGGACTAGGGCTAAAAGCCTTTCAAGAAAACATTCTCTTTTTTTACAACCCAACTCAAATCATGGCTGGAGAAGTGCCTACGGACACTAGCATTAGAGTCGGAGGAGTGGTGGTTAATGGCAGTGTAAAGCGAGAAAGCGGCAATCTAGATGTACAATTTGACCTCACCGATATGGCGCAGACAGTAACCGTGGTCTATAGCGGTCTCCTCCCTGATTTATTTCGCGAGGGACAAGGGATCGTTGCCATGGGTAAGCTAGGACCCAACAAGGTGTTTGAAGCTAGCGAAGTGTTAGCAAAACACGACGAAGAATATATGCCACCCGAGGTCGCCGACTCGCTTGCCAAAACAAAAGCTAATACCGAGGATAAGCTATGA
- a CDS encoding DsbE family thiol:disulfide interchange protein, with translation MLRYTIPLIIFTALVLFFAVGLQRDPRQVPSPFIDKPAPELGVSQLRTPSKEIYRSDLLGKPALINVWASWCVACRAEHEVLMRLARETRLPIIGLNYKDERGAALQWLANLGDPYAAIAVDTDGQVGIEWGVYGVPESFLLDPEGVIRYKQIGPLTWKVVEDKLLPLIRSFETQGG, from the coding sequence ATGTTGCGCTATACTATTCCCTTAATTATTTTTACAGCTCTGGTCCTGTTCTTTGCTGTTGGCCTACAGCGGGATCCCCGGCAAGTGCCATCGCCGTTTATTGATAAACCAGCTCCGGAGCTGGGGGTTTCCCAGCTCAGAACGCCTAGCAAAGAAATCTACCGCAGCGACCTCCTTGGTAAACCAGCTTTGATCAATGTATGGGCCAGTTGGTGCGTTGCCTGCCGGGCAGAACATGAAGTTCTCATGCGGTTAGCGAGAGAAACCCGGTTGCCCATCATTGGCCTCAACTACAAAGATGAACGAGGAGCTGCATTACAATGGCTAGCTAATCTTGGCGACCCTTATGCAGCCATTGCCGTCGATACTGATGGGCAGGTGGGCATCGAGTGGGGCGTTTATGGGGTCCCTGAGTCCTTTCTCCTCGATCCCGAAGGCGTTATTCGTTATAAGCAGATTGGTCCCTTAACCTGGAAGGTTGTAGAAGATAAGCTGCTCCCTCTAATTCGGTCATTCGAAACTCAAGGGGGTTAA
- a CDS encoding heme ABC transporter permease, with translation MHYLPFHHRYQHLASPKYFYIWSGRLLPWLASITAILMIVGLYWGLVVAPADYQQGDSYRIIFIHVPSAWMSLFIYVVMASAGAIALIWRVKVAEVIGSASAPLGASFTLLALITGSLWGKPMWGTWWVWDARLTSELILLFLYLGYMALQSAIEDPRQAARAAAILALVGVVDLPIIHYSVEWWNTLHQGPTVTKFDAPSIHWSMLIPLLIMATAFTTYYITLLLLRTRSELLERERNNGWVKQVLSSS, from the coding sequence ATGCATTATCTACCATTCCACCATCGATACCAACATTTAGCCTCTCCAAAATATTTTTATATCTGGTCTGGCCGCCTACTTCCATGGCTAGCGAGCATTACTGCAATCTTGATGATCGTAGGACTTTATTGGGGGTTAGTCGTCGCCCCGGCGGATTACCAACAAGGCGACAGCTACCGAATTATATTTATCCATGTCCCCAGCGCCTGGATGTCCTTGTTCATCTACGTCGTCATGGCTTCGGCAGGTGCTATTGCCCTAATCTGGCGAGTCAAAGTTGCAGAGGTCATTGGCAGTGCCAGCGCTCCATTGGGCGCCTCTTTTACCTTATTAGCGTTAATCACGGGTTCGCTTTGGGGGAAACCCATGTGGGGAACCTGGTGGGTATGGGATGCACGTCTGACCTCAGAGCTAATTCTGTTATTCCTGTATCTAGGTTACATGGCCTTGCAGTCGGCTATCGAAGACCCCCGGCAAGCTGCCCGGGCAGCGGCTATCCTTGCCTTGGTGGGCGTAGTCGACTTACCCATTATTCACTATTCAGTAGAGTGGTGGAATACCTTGCATCAAGGCCCTACAGTCACTAAATTTGACGCTCCGTCTATTCACTGGAGCATGCTAATTCCATTGCTCATTATGGCAACGGCCTTCACAACTTACTATATAACTTTACTCCTGCTCCGGACCCGCTCAGAACTCCTAGAACGAGAGCGTAATAATGGTTGGGTCAAACAGGTGCTAAGTTCTTCTTAA